In Zygosaccharomyces rouxii strain CBS732 chromosome D complete sequence, one DNA window encodes the following:
- the GIM4 gene encoding tubulin-binding prefolding complex subunit GIM4 (similar to uniprot|P40005 YEL003w Saccharomyces cerevisiae GIM4 subunit of the heterohexameric cochaperone prefoldin complex), translating to MDQRNNNFQLKYNEYKNTLEELQEKVIELGRDKDEHEVVLKTLNDTDPIRKCYRMVGSSLVESDVKTTIPILETNNKKITETISTMKSELIKTAQEFEKWKKDNKIQVVRQ from the exons atggATCAAAGAAACAATA atttccaattgaaatatAACGAATACAAGAACACCTTGGAAGAACTACAGGAAAAAGTAATTGAACTAGGTCGTGATAAGGATGAACACGAAGTTGTATTAAAGACTTTAAATGATACGGATCCTATCAGAAAATGTTACCGAATGGTAGGTAGTTCTTTGGTGGAAAGCGATGTGAAGACCACGATCCCAATCCTGGAAACCAACAATAAGAAAATAACGGAAACCATATCGACTATGAAATCAGAATTAATCAAAACTGCACAGgaatttgagaaatggaaaaaagaTAATAAGATTCAAGTCGTCAGACAGTGA